Proteins from a genomic interval of Thamnophis elegans isolate rThaEle1 chromosome 2, rThaEle1.pri, whole genome shotgun sequence:
- the LOC116523996 gene encoding uncharacterized protein F54H12.2-like — translation MAFIHEASEECIKSELDLFQLAPTQTSIENCTYIEIPPLSALTPNAPLEFFITGHGEHYTDLNNTLLYVSCKIVKADGTDIDDGARVSLVNYPIASLFNQVDVTLGDRVITQSHHCYAYRAIIELVLNYGGDALSTQFSAGGFYKDDATLMENTLLTAAGNSGFRARARHTAGSRKWDLLGPLHSDLFFQDRLLINGVDVSIKLSRSKNEFCLMRDGNENYKVQILGASLFVKRVKVSPGVRLGHAEALLTSNAKYPIDRVGMKVYSIPAGSLVCNQENLFLGQLPKQLVIGFVDNAAFSGNYERNPFNFQHYNVNFCALYCDGEQIPAKPLQPDYEHNLFVREYMQLLQTSGKSMKDRSVLINREEFNNGYTLYCFDLNPDQGCSEHYSLIKNGNLRAEIRFAVPLPNTVNMILYAIFENLIEISHTRNVLYDYM, via the coding sequence atggcgTTTATCCACGAGGCTTCAGAGGAATGCATCAAATCAGAGCTAGATCTTTTTCAACTGGCACCTACGCAAACAAGCATTGAAAACTGCACGTACATCGAGATCCCCCCTTTATCAGCGCTGACACCGAATGCACCCTTGGAATTTTTTATAACCGGACACGGCGAGCATTACACGGATTTAAACAATACTCTGCTGTATGTGAGCTGCAAAATTGTAAAGGCTGATGGCACGGATATCGACGATGGTGCAAGAGTCAGCCTTGTCAATTACCCCATAGCATCATTGTTCAATCAGGTGGATGTCACATTAGGGGATCGCGTGATTACACAGAGTCACCATTGCTACGCCTACAGAGCAATTATTGAACTTGTTCTGAATTATGGTGGAGATGCCCTGAGCACCCAATTTTCAGCGGGTGGTTTTTACAAGGATGATGCAACACTCATGGAGAACACACTGTTGACCGCTGCTGGTAACTCCGGTTTCAGAGCGAGAGCTAGACATACAGCCGGAAGTCGTAAATGGGATCTGCTAGGACCATTGCATAGTGATCTATTTTTTCAAGACAGGCTATTGATTAACGGTGTGGATGTGAGCATTAAACTCTCAAGAAGTAAAAACGAGTTCTGCCTGATGAGAGATGGTAATGAAAATTACAAAGTACAGATCCTGGGCGCATCTCTCTTTGTAAAACGTGTAAAAGTATCCCCTGGTGTACGGTTGGGCCATGCGGAGGCGCTGCTTACCTCTAACGCCAAATACCCTATTGATCGTGTAGGCATGAAGGTTTACAGCATTCCTGCAGGCAGTCTTGTGTGTAATCAGGAAAACCTATTTCTAGGACAGTTACCTAAACAGTTAGTGATCGGCTTCGTGGACAACGCTGCATTTAGTGGTAATTATGAAAGAAACCCTTTCAATTTTCAGCACTATAATGTCAACTTTTGCGCCCTGTATTGTGACGGTGAACAAATTCCTGCAAAACCCCTTCAACCCGATTATGAACATAACCTTTTTGTGAGAGAATATATGCAATTGTTACAGACTTCCGGTAAATCCATGAAAGACCGTTCTGTGCTGATTAACCGTGAGGAGTTTAACAATGGTTATACATTATATTGTTTTGATTTGAACCCTGATCAAGGTTGCTCAGAGCACTATTCCCTGATCAAGAATGGCAACCTGAGGGCGGAAATTAGATTTGCTGTGCCCCTCCCCAATACCGTCAACATGATACTCTATGCAATCTTTGAAAATCTTATTGAAATAAGCCACACACGCAACGTCCTATATGATTACATGTAA
- the LOC116523997 gene encoding uncharacterized protein LOC116523997, translating into MPTDSQYNLYMNANQLQGEIEDWSDINDELFALLTLPEDSQEFSYSGAHGVATLQGSQESELEEWWNRQLQTWFPNISATPVQSGGGPQARTTQGQDITQGSQEMDMQDSDSEQFSADFPRPQSDRQSIAPQQHPSSPAQDLQGMENEPQPSTSRGIQEPVCKKSRMWADIPQRTVTDSDNTSEEDVMSGTQSADEGEALEDSATLSATEIPEVFLERMQAWHRNFENFTATEYYERYRFVNMEYVQSFTQAIDIIHNEIQGLLNRISREIRPNDFIQLRMDAEELGRPLFSVRRHLEDLNADQFLSYVENLLQSNVELLWRNSLEFTVTIVKNREGGGLRKLGTVLFSKVLEKKKQHLIDFNVEGMFLCFAGSLLTLLDNGTSTKQEIITRAVALHKTLGIPTDHRIDFSQIHLFEDYFGITIKIVFYHEGGWRFFVTGGSLEVRVEFMLLHDSHYYGVKNIKGFMGARYFCKMCHTAYHHKFKHDCQYFCRACTGSECRKLPGRSVKCQTCKTLCRSKSCLEMHERLASEGKISCEANVFCSRCGIYVPAPHTECKKVTCGQCDAVVDNLVGHLCFLKRLYKPNIGASYIVYDFECCQETGTHIPNYVYAMDMLDGQEVRKWEWSGVKCLEEFVKTFVQPKFKGSTFIAHNSKSYDGYLILRQLIREKVKVKLLTQGGKLLCITLPMFHIRFIDSLSFLPMKLSKMPKAMGFQGSKGYFPHLFNTTENQEYVGTLPEARYYSPDTMMPGEREDFEKWYAANKDTAFNLKKELAYYCKEDVKILRRACNKFREQVMEMTSRECFTGRGGDILEEREIHCIDPFQYVTLASICMAQYRFMFLKKNTIALAPLDNYQKSKKSFSACSIQWLMYIEHTEGINIQHALQGGEKQVGIYFLDGFAVINGIPTAFEFYGCFFHGCPICYKPQDFNSLLDSTYGMLHARTMAKEDYLHSLGFVVRNIWEHEWSGLMKRDAGLKQFLTDSKIPTPLNPRDAFFGGRTNATCLYYKPKQGEQILYYDFTSLYPFVNKNKMYPIGHPEIIYQNFGDIKQYFGLAKVKVYTPRGLYFPVLPHKAGGKLMFSLCATCTENQQVTECLHNDEERALTGTWCTVELNVALEKGYRIAEIYEVWHFERKSKNLFSGYINMHLRQKQEASGYPDWCRTEEDKERYVRDYEKKEGVLLRREHIEVNPAKRQIAKLFLNSLWGKFGQSTNHMTTSVVTEPEELFQYLFVPYYEVSSCEFLDDEAAVVTWKTAKNQPTKSTCTNVFIASFTTAYARLELYTLLDRLGDRCLYHDTDSVIFISREGAWSPSLGDYLGQLTSEIPPNTSITEFAAVGPKTYGYALSNGATVLKVKGLTLNSANCVKINFETLKELIDDYCLTGGEEKKEIRVQQPGIVRIKKQWALETRVLRKTLKVNYNKRVLNREDYCTLPYGY; encoded by the exons ATGCCTACAGATTCACAATATAATTTATACATGAATGCAAATCAGTTACAAGGGGAAATAGAAG atTGGAGTGACATTAATGATGAATTGTTTGCCTTGTTAACTCTACCTGAGGACTCTCAAGAGTTTTCCTATAGTGGAGCCCATGGAGTTGCTACATTACAAGGGTCACAAGAAAGCGAATTAGaag AATGGTGGAATAGACAGTTGCAGACATGGTTTCCAAACATCAGTGCCACCCCTGTACAATCGGGAGGTGGTCCACAAGCAAGAACAACACAGGGGCAGGACATAACACAAGGCTCACAAGAAATGGATATGCAAG ATAGTGACAGCGAACAGTTCTCTGCTGATTTTCCAAGGCCACAAAGCGATCGACAGAGTATTGCACCACAGCAGCACCCGTCAAGCCCTGCACAGGATTTACAAGGGATGGAAAATGAACCCCAACCATCAACATCTCGTGGAATACAAG agcCTGTTTGTAAAAAGTCAAGAATGTGGGCTGACATCCCTCAGAGGACGGTAACAGACAGTGACAATACCAGTGAAGAGGATGTTATGTCAGGAACCCAATCAGCAGATGAGGGGGAGGCATTGGAAGACTCAGCCACGCTAAGTGCAACAGAAATCCCAGAGGTGTTCCTCGAAAGAATGCAAGCATGGCATAGAAACTTTGAGAATTTCACGGCGACAGAATACTATGAGCGTTATAGATTTGTAAATATGGAATATGTTCAATCATTCACGCAAGCTATAGATATTATTCATAATGAGATACAGGGCCTTTTGAACCGTATTTCCAGGGAGATAAGGCCCAATGATTTTATACAATTGCGGATGGATGCTGAGGAATTAGGGAGGCCCTTATTTAGTGTTAGGAGGCATCTGGAGGATTTAAATGCTGATCAGTTCCTTAGTTATGTAGAGAATTTATTACAGAGCAACGTTGAACTCTTGTGGAGGAATTCTTTGGAATTTACAGTCACTATTGTGAAGAACCGGGAGGGTGGAGGTCTTAGGAAATTAGGAACAGTTCTATTCAGTAAGGTATTGGAGAAGAAAAAACAGCACCTGATTGATTTCAATGTGGAGGGGATGTTTCTGTGTTTTGCAGGCAGCCTGCTGACATTGTTAGATAACGGGACGTCTACTAAACAAGAAATTATTACCAGAGCTGTGGCCCTACATAAAACCCTGGGTATTCCTACAGATCACAGAATTGACTTTTCACAGATACACTTATTTGAGGACTACTTCGGTATAACTATAAAGATCGTGTTTTACCATGAAGGGGGTTGGAGATTTTTTGTAACAGGAGGGTCCCTGGAAGTAAGAGTAGAGTTTATGCTGTTACACGACAGTCATTACTACGGTGTAAAAAACATAAAAGGCTTCATGGGTGCTCGTTACTTCTGCAAGATGTGCCACACAGCATATCACCATAAATTTAAGCATGATTGTCAATATTTTTGTCGAGCCTGCACAGGCTCAGAATGCCGCAAATTGCCAGGAAGGAGTGTGAAGTGCCAAACGTGCAAAACGCTTTGCAGATCTAAGTCATGTCTTGAAATGCATGAAAGGCTGGCTTCGGAAGGAAAAATTAGTTGTGAAGCTAATGTGTTTTGTTCTAGGTGTGGTATCTATGTGCCGGCCCCACACACCGAATGTAAGAAGGTAACGTGCGGGCAGTGTGATGCTGTAGTAGATAACTTGGTAGGTCACTTATGTTTTCTGAAAAGGCTTTACAAACCAAATATCGGTGCCAGTTACATTGTGTATGATTTTGAATGTTGTCAAGAAACAGGAACACACATACCAAATTATGTGTATGCTATGGACATGCTGGATGGTCAAGAGGTTAGAAAGTGGGAATGGTCCGGAGTTAAATGTCTGGAGGAATTTGTGAAAACGTTTGTGCAGCCTAAGTTTAAGGGTTCCACATTCATAGCCCACAACTCCAAGAGTTATGATGGTTACCTAATCCTCAGGCAGTTGATTCGTGAAAAGGTGAAGGTAAAACTCTTAACTCAAGGAGGCAAACTGTTATGCATAACCCTACCTATGTTTCACATACGTTTTATTGACAGCCTTTCTTTTTTACCAATGAAGCTTAGTAAAATGCCAAAAGCTATGGGTTTTCAAGGCTCCAAGGGTTATTTCCCTCATTTGTTCAACACTACAGAGAATCAAGAGTATGTTGGAACTTTGCCAGAAGCCAGGTATTATAGTCCTGATACCATGATGCCTGGTGAGAGAGAGGACTTTGAGAAATGGTATGCGGCTAATAAAGATACAGCATTTAACCTCAAAAAAGAGCTTGCATACTATTGCAAAGAGGATGTAAAAATATTACGGAGGGCCTGCAATAAGTTTAGAGAACAAGTTATGGAAATGACAAGTAGAGAATGTTtcacagggagggggggagatattcttgaagagagagagattcactGCATTGATCCTTTCCAGTATGTGACATTAGCTTCAATTTGTATGGCACAGTACCGATTCATGTTTTTAAAGAAGAACACAATCGCACTGGCGCCTTTGGACAATTACCAGAAAAGCAAGAAAAGCTTTTCTGCTTGCTCTATACAGTGGTTGATGTATATAGAGCATACAGAAGGGATCAACATCCAACATGCACTGCAAGGTGGTGAAAAGCAAGTAGGTATCTATTTTTTGGATGGTTTTGCCGTCATAAACGGGATACCCACAGCGTTTGAATTTTATGGTTGTTTTTTTCATGGATGCCCTATATGCTACAAGCCCCAGGACTTCAATAGTCTGCTTGATTCAACCTATGGCATGTTGCATGCTCGCACTATGGCTAAAGAAGATTACCTACATAGTTTAGGTTTTGTAGTACGAAACATCTGGGAACATGAATGGAGCGGCCTGATGAAGAGAGATGCGGGATTGAAACAATTTCTAACAGATAGTAAAATCCCAACACCCTTGAATCCCAgagatgccttttttgggggtagAACAAACGCCACATGCCTGTACTATAAACCAAAACAGGGAGAACAAATCTTGTATTATGATTTTACAAGCTTGTACCCCTTTGTGAACAAGAACAAGATGTATCCGATAGGTCACCCTGAAATAATCTACCAAAACTTTGGGGATATAAAACAGTATTTTGGACTTGCAAAAGTTAAAGTGTACACTCCGAGAGGCCTATACTTTCCTGTACTGCCGCATAAGGCAGGCGGAAAATTAATGTTTAGTCTGTGTGCAACTTGTACGGAAAATCAACAAGTCACAGAATGCCTCCATAACGATGAGGAAAGAGCCCTAACCGGCACATGGTGTACTGTAGAATTGAATGTGGCTCTAGAGAAAGGCTACAGAATTGCAGAGATCTACGAAGTTTGGCATTTTGAAAGGAAGTCAAAAAACTTGTTTTCAGGTTATATTAACATGCATCTCCGTCAAAAACAGGAGGCTAGCGGGTATCCCGATTGGTGCAGAACAGAGGAAGATAAAGAGCGGTATGTTCGGgattatgaaaagaaggaaggtgtCCTTTTACGCAGGGAACATATTGAAGTCAATCCTGCTAAAAGACAGATTGCTAAACTGTTTTTAAACTCATTGTGGGGTAAATTTGGCCAGAGTACCAATCATATGACAACATCTGTGGTGACAGAACCTGAAGAATTATTTCAATATCTTTTTGTTCCCTATTACGAAGTGTCCTCCTGCGAATTTTTGGATGATGAAGCAGCCGTTGTAACGTGGAAAACCGCCAAAAACCAACCTACTAAGTCAACGTGTACAAATGTGTTCATTGCCAGTTTTACAACTGCTTATGCACGGCTAGAATTATACACGTTATTGGATCGCTTGGGGGACAGATGTCTCTATCACGACACCGATTCTGTCATTTTTATTAGCAGAGAGGGGGCGTGGTCACCTTCGCTAGGGGATTATTTAGGACAGTTGACAAGTGAGATTCCCCCAAACACTTCAATCACGGAGTTTGCAGCAGTTGGGCCAAAGACCTACGGGTATGCTTTGTCAAACGGTGCAACTGTGTTAAAGGTGAAGGGGTTGACATTAAATAGTGCCAACTGtgtaaaaattaattttgaaactcTGAAAGAGCTGATTGATGATTATTGCCTAACAGGGggtgaggaaaagaaagagattcgGGTACAGCAGCCTGGAATTGTTAGGATTAAGAAACAGTGGGCATTGGAAACACGGGTGCTCAGGAAAACTCTAAAAGTTAACTATAATAAAAGGGTGCTCAATAGAGAGGATTATTGTACGCTGCCTTACGGTTATTAA